In uncultured Ilyobacter sp., a genomic segment contains:
- a CDS encoding nitrilase-related carbon-nitrogen hydrolase, with translation MKLALAQIKPTLGNVDKNIEIMKEKISGAIDQGAELIVFPELALSGYLLEEMVFDVCVNVPQELLKLSNEISILFGGVEKGKDNYVYNSAFYLEDGKVKHTHRKVYLPNYGMFFEARYFKGGDRFRAFDTKFGRIGVLICEDAWHQSSSYILSQDRADYIFCLMNNPARGFEDEGRYISKEWEAIGYLTASMTGSYFIMANRVGCEDGVTFGGGSQVVSPSGKIAARAPYMEESLLVAEISEREIRKARFTAPILKTENLDLTIRELERIREEKYR, from the coding sequence ATGAAGTTAGCACTAGCTCAAATAAAACCCACATTGGGTAATGTAGATAAGAATATAGAGATCATGAAAGAGAAAATATCCGGGGCAATAGACCAAGGCGCCGAGCTTATAGTTTTTCCGGAACTTGCTCTTTCAGGTTATCTTTTGGAAGAGATGGTCTTTGATGTGTGTGTAAATGTGCCGCAAGAACTGTTAAAATTAAGCAATGAAATCAGCATACTCTTCGGGGGAGTAGAGAAGGGTAAGGACAATTATGTATACAACTCCGCCTTTTATCTTGAGGATGGAAAGGTAAAACATACTCACAGAAAAGTTTACCTTCCAAATTACGGAATGTTTTTTGAGGCCAGATACTTTAAGGGGGGAGACAGATTCCGGGCTTTTGATACAAAATTTGGAAGAATCGGAGTACTAATATGTGAGGATGCATGGCATCAGTCATCGTCTTATATTCTAAGCCAGGACAGAGCGGACTATATCTTCTGTCTTATGAATAACCCTGCAAGAGGATTTGAAGACGAGGGGCGATATATCTCCAAAGAATGGGAAGCTATAGGATACCTGACTGCCTCTATGACAGGAAGCTATTTTATAATGGCAAACAGGGTAGGATGTGAAGACGGAGTAACCTTTGGAGGCGGTTCCCAGGTGGTTTCACCTTCTGGAAAAATAGCTGCAAGGGCGCCTTATATGGAGGAAAGTCTTTTGGTGGCTGAAATTTCAGAAAGAGAGATCAGAAAAGCTAGGTTCACAGCCCCTATACTCAAAACTGAAAATCTCGACCTCACCATAAGGGAGCTCGAGAGAATAAGGGAAGAAAAATACAGATAG
- the ispD gene encoding 2-C-methyl-D-erythritol 4-phosphate cytidylyltransferase, protein MYRGDIEIKGGNMKYTFIVAAAGVGKRMGLGYPKQFLEYEGRPIFIKTLEKIDQNPRVTDIIVVTNDGYTEKVEKLCEKYKIKKLKCVVQGGRERQDSIYNALCKSEGSEVIAVQDGVRPFIEDSFIEDSYRILEKNPQVDGVVIGVPVKDTIKIIDKDGFITSTPDRSLLIAAQTPQVFRGDILKKAYEDARKSNYLGTDDSSLVERINGKVVVLEGSYSNIKITTQEDLKYL, encoded by the coding sequence ATGTACCGTGGTGACATTGAAATAAAAGGTGGTAATATGAAATATACCTTTATAGTTGCAGCTGCAGGAGTGGGAAAAAGAATGGGGCTAGGCTATCCAAAACAGTTTTTGGAATATGAAGGAAGACCTATTTTTATAAAGACTCTCGAAAAAATTGACCAAAATCCAAGGGTAACAGATATAATCGTAGTTACAAATGATGGATATACAGAAAAGGTAGAAAAACTGTGTGAAAAGTATAAAATAAAAAAGTTGAAATGTGTGGTACAAGGGGGAAGAGAGAGGCAGGATTCTATATATAATGCCCTCTGTAAATCAGAAGGTTCAGAAGTAATAGCCGTACAGGACGGGGTGAGACCCTTTATAGAAGATAGTTTTATAGAGGACTCTTACAGGATTCTCGAAAAAAATCCCCAAGTTGACGGGGTGGTTATAGGGGTTCCTGTAAAGGACACAATTAAAATAATCGATAAGGATGGATTTATAACCTCTACACCAGACAGATCGCTATTGATAGCGGCTCAGACTCCTCAGGTTTTTCGTGGAGACATTCTAAAAAAGGCATATGAAGATGCCAGGAAATCAAATTATCTTGGGACAGATGACTCTTCCCTTGTAGAAAGAATAAACGGAAAAGTAGTGGTTCTTGAGGGAAGTTATAGTAATATAAAGATAACGACTCAGGAAGATTTAAAATATCTTTAA